Proteins from a genomic interval of Zingiber officinale cultivar Zhangliang chromosome 2A, Zo_v1.1, whole genome shotgun sequence:
- the LOC122041966 gene encoding cytochrome P450 71A1-like, protein MLHTCTMLFQFFLASHLLLVLPFLFLLVHFLRRTQSRESPTHLLPPSPPTLPVIGNLHQLTGSLPHRILQELSTKYGPVMLLHLGSVPTVIVSSPPAAEEVLKSRDVTFASRPHTTLTHRLYYGNQDLIFSKYGEQWRQLRRIATVHLLSHTRVLSFRPARQAEVALLVADIRSAAAASRPVNVSDVIIEFTSNFTCRVALGRTYSEEKGKGSKVNKLFDEITALLVAFPLRDHIPWLGWLDRLNGFDYKVKKVALEFDTFIEQVIQEHIKMRNSNERTHNSEDLVDILLSLGDVDSSVSLSQENIKGLIFDMFGAGTDTTFATIEWVMTELIRHPNAMRRVQEEIRGVVGAEAKEEIIGEEKLEEMKYLRAVIMEALRLHPIVPLLLPREASVDTQLQGYHIPKGTRVLVNAWALGRDPKLWDKADEFCPERFLNTSAFDFKGKDFRYLPFGAGRRGCPGIGMAEVTLELVLATLLLHFDWELPDGMRAEELDADEGHAIVIHRKSKLVLVAKPCRH, encoded by the exons ATGCTTCATACCTGCACTATGCTGTTCCAGTTCTTTCTCGCCTCTCATCTCCTCCTCGTCCtccccttcctcttcctcctcgtcCACTTCCTCCGCCGGACACAATCCAGGGAGTCACCCACCCATCTCCTACCCCCATCTCCACCCACCCTACCGGTTATTGGCAACCTCCACCAGCTCACAGGCTCCCTCCCCCACCGCATCCTCCAAGAACTCTCCACCAAGTACGGTCCCGTCATGCTCCTCCACCTCGGCAGCGTCCCCACCGTCATCGTCTCCTCGCCGCCCGCCGCTGAAGAGGTGTTGAAGTCCCGCGACGTCACTTTCGCCAGCCGCCCCCACACCACCTTGACCCACCGCCTTTACTACGGCAACCAGGACCTGATCTTCAGCAAGTACGGCGAGCAGTGGCGCCAACTCCGGCGCATCGCCACCGTCCACCTACTCAGCCACACACGAGTGCTCTCGTTTCGCCCGGCCAGGCAAGCAGAGGTCGCCCTTCTTGTCGCTGACATccgctccgccgccgccgcctcccgcCCGGTCAACGTCAGCGACGTCATCATCGAGTTCACCAGCAACTTTACCTGCAGAGTGGCGTTAGGGCGGACGTACAGCGAGGAAAAGGGCAAAGGGAGCAAAGTGAACAAGCTATTTGATGAGATCACAGCGCTGTTGGTCGCGTTCCCGTTGCGAGACCACATTCCATGGCTGGGTTGGCTCGATCGACTCAACGGATTCGATTACAAGGTCAAAAAGGTCGCTCTCGAGTTCGACACCTTCATCGAGCAAGTCATTCAAGAGCACATTAAGATGAGAAATAGCAACGAACGCACTCATAACAGTGAAGATTTGGTTGATATTTTGCTTTCTCTGGGGGATGTCGATAGCTCAGTTTCTCTCAGCCAAGAGAACATTAAGGGCCTCATCTTC GACATGTTTGGTGCAGGCACAGATACAACATTCGCGACCATAGAATGGGTCATGACGGAGCTCATACGCCATCCAAATGCGATGCGCAGAGTGCAAGAGGAGATTCGAGGAGTCGTCGGAGCtgaagccaaagaagagataatTGGGGAGGAGAAATTGGAAGAGATGAAGTATCTGAGGGCAGTGATCATGGAGGCTCTGAGGCTGCACCCTATTGTACCATTACTGCTTCCGCGAGAGGCGTCGGTGGATACGCAGCTGCAGGGCTATCACATTCCCAAGGGCACCAGGGTGTTGGTCAATGCATGGGCCTTAGGTAGGGATCCGAAGCTGTGGGATAAGGCTGACGAGTTTTGTCCAGAGAGGTTCTTGAACACTAGTGCTTTTGATTTCAAGGGAAAAGACTTCCGGTACTTGCCGTTCGGCGCTGGCCGGAGAGGGTGCCCTGGCATTGGAATGGCTGAGGTCACCCTGGAGCTTGTCTTGGCCACCTTACTGCTTCATTTCGACTGGGAGTTACCTGATGGGATGAGGGCAGAGGAGCTGGATGCGGATGAAGGGCATGCAATTGTGATTCACAGGAAATCCAAACTTGTTCTTGTGGCAAAGCCTTGTCGACACTAG